The following are from one region of the Microbaculum marinisediminis genome:
- a CDS encoding alkaline phosphatase family protein yields the protein MCAKNILWIMCDQLRFDYLSCAGHPYLQTPNIDALANRGVRFSRAYVQSPICGPSRMSFYTGRYVRSHGSTWNGVPLRVGEPTLGDHLSEIGVRTALIGKTHMRADTEGMARLGIDPESLIGVQVAQCGFEPYERDDGLHPDGPYAPDPAYDDYLRDRGFGGSNPWEQWANSAQGEDGDILSGWLLAHADKPARVPEAHSETAYMTNRAMAFIREAKADGRPWCAHLSYIKPHWPYIVPAPYHDMYGANQVVPVVRSGREKENPHPLYASYMEERFSRVFARPGVRERVIPAYMGLIRQIDDHVGRLAAFLEEEGLTDSTMIVFTSDHGDYLGDHWLGEKELFHEVSVKIPLIVVDPSRDADATRGTVTDALVEAIDLAPTFLDAFGGKAKPHVLEGRSLLPLLRGSPDWTRRAVISEYDYSQRRARVDHDVPVADCRMTMVFDGRWKLVHVEGMRPMLYDLESDPEEFVDLGDDPACEAERARLLGLMFAWARNPANRITMSEEQIAAAYDTELDANILIGYWDEAEVDAARKARGDAE from the coding sequence ATGTGCGCCAAGAACATCCTCTGGATCATGTGCGACCAGCTCCGGTTCGACTATCTGAGCTGCGCCGGACATCCCTACCTTCAGACGCCGAACATCGACGCGCTGGCCAATCGGGGCGTGCGGTTCAGCCGGGCCTATGTGCAGTCGCCGATCTGCGGCCCCTCGCGCATGAGCTTCTACACCGGCCGCTACGTGCGCTCGCACGGGTCGACCTGGAACGGCGTGCCGCTGCGGGTCGGCGAGCCGACCCTCGGCGACCACCTTTCGGAGATCGGCGTGCGCACCGCGCTGATCGGCAAGACGCACATGCGTGCCGACACCGAGGGCATGGCGCGGCTCGGCATCGATCCGGAGTCGCTCATCGGCGTGCAAGTCGCCCAATGCGGCTTCGAGCCCTACGAGCGCGACGACGGCCTGCATCCCGATGGTCCCTACGCGCCGGACCCGGCTTATGACGACTATCTGCGCGACCGGGGATTCGGCGGGTCCAACCCGTGGGAGCAATGGGCGAATTCGGCACAGGGCGAGGACGGCGACATCCTGTCCGGCTGGCTTCTGGCGCACGCCGACAAGCCGGCGCGCGTGCCCGAGGCGCATTCCGAGACCGCCTACATGACCAATCGCGCGATGGCCTTCATCCGCGAGGCCAAGGCCGACGGACGGCCGTGGTGCGCGCATCTCTCCTACATCAAGCCGCACTGGCCCTACATCGTGCCGGCGCCCTATCACGACATGTACGGGGCGAACCAGGTGGTTCCGGTCGTCCGCTCCGGTCGCGAGAAGGAGAACCCGCATCCCCTCTACGCGAGCTACATGGAGGAACGCTTCTCCAGGGTGTTCGCCCGGCCCGGCGTGCGCGAGCGGGTGATCCCCGCCTACATGGGCCTCATCAGGCAGATCGACGATCATGTCGGACGGCTAGCCGCTTTCCTTGAAGAGGAAGGGTTGACCGACTCCACCATGATCGTCTTCACCTCGGACCACGGCGACTATCTCGGCGACCACTGGCTCGGCGAGAAGGAGTTGTTCCACGAGGTTTCGGTGAAGATCCCGCTGATCGTCGTCGATCCCTCCCGTGACGCCGACGCCACGCGGGGGACCGTGACCGACGCTCTGGTCGAGGCGATCGATCTGGCGCCGACCTTTCTCGACGCCTTCGGCGGCAAGGCGAAGCCGCATGTGCTGGAGGGGCGGTCGCTGCTGCCGCTGCTGCGCGGGTCGCCTGACTGGACGCGGCGCGCGGTCATCAGCGAGTACGATTATTCGCAGCGCCGTGCCCGGGTCGATCACGACGTGCCGGTTGCCGATTGCCGCATGACCATGGTCTTCGACGGACGCTGGAAGCTCGTCCATGTCGAGGGCATGCGGCCGATGCTCTACGACCTTGAAAGCGATCCCGAGGAGTTCGTCGATCTCGGTGACGATCCGGCCTGCGAGGCCGAGCGGGCCCGGCTCCTGGGCCTGATGTTCGCCTGGGCGCGC